From the genome of Geothrix sp. 21YS21S-4, one region includes:
- a CDS encoding energy transducer TonB: MLPRVNAIATHLDVAEDVSEELPPRDDELTRHREPLSFTPHLVSSFGDGGGIGGGWGHEIGNGLGSGRGRGRGSTRIYSARGEEELKVHVDFLDMRHYVAPAYPAKAQAQHIEGIVAIAVTIDPDGNPIRWHVVEGHPLLAEATLAVFPRWHFIPVVHNGEKVGASFEVRVRFTLKYY, translated from the coding sequence ATGCTGCCGAGGGTGAATGCCATTGCTACGCACCTTGATGTTGCGGAGGATGTCTCCGAGGAATTGCCGCCGCGAGACGATGAGCTCACCAGGCACAGGGAACCATTGAGTTTCACACCCCACTTGGTGTCCTCTTTCGGCGATGGCGGCGGCATTGGGGGTGGATGGGGCCACGAGATCGGAAACGGCCTCGGATCTGGCCGTGGACGCGGGCGCGGAAGCACCCGGATTTACTCCGCGCGCGGCGAGGAAGAACTCAAAGTTCATGTCGATTTCCTGGACATGCGACATTACGTCGCGCCGGCCTATCCGGCCAAGGCACAGGCGCAGCACATCGAGGGCATCGTGGCGATCGCTGTCACCATCGACCCCGATGGCAACCCGATCAGATGGCACGTGGTGGAGGGGCATCCCTTGCTGGCCGAGGCCACCTTGGCGGTTTTTCCTCGTTGGCACTTTATCCCCGTCGTCCACAACGGAGAAAAGGTGGGCGCCTCCTTCGAGGTGCGCGTCCGGTTCACGCTGAAATACTATTGA
- a CDS encoding retropepsin-like aspartic protease has translation MDRFYRGERLETAIDRSDAGIQKYNAHAQELQKTLLAERSNLDRMLASVEAIQAQLKAADLELRDPGDRSSREALKRKVDARNALASKLAEQSAKARSALDAHNAMVTRTQQELEEHRKRVMAVQAAVNGRLAAFKAFTESGQDVAFFLDLNRLLADIRQGLRDKPGDPALQERLNRIRGFRRELAAWAIVGQALKTNGLVIVEALVGDEPGWFIVDTGAMDTIVNEEMLDALDLGRSLGRETSLSVIGGLRVKGLSCRIPQLTVAGQTLTEVAASVVPPAEVGVDGLLGQSFLKAFVYTIDEKAPTKLILIRR, from the coding sequence TTGGATCGGTTCTACCGGGGCGAACGGCTGGAAACCGCCATCGACCGTTCAGATGCAGGGATACAGAAATACAATGCCCATGCACAGGAACTTCAGAAAACGCTCCTCGCGGAGCGCTCCAACCTGGATCGCATGCTGGCTTCCGTCGAAGCGATCCAGGCCCAGCTGAAAGCAGCTGACCTCGAGCTTCGCGACCCTGGAGATCGGAGCAGCCGGGAGGCTTTGAAACGCAAGGTGGATGCGAGAAATGCCCTCGCCTCAAAGCTCGCAGAGCAAAGCGCCAAGGCCCGGTCCGCCCTAGACGCCCACAACGCCATGGTGACCCGCACTCAACAGGAACTGGAAGAGCACCGGAAGCGGGTGATGGCCGTCCAGGCTGCCGTGAACGGGCGCCTCGCGGCGTTCAAGGCATTTACGGAATCAGGGCAGGACGTGGCCTTCTTCCTCGACCTCAACCGGCTGCTGGCGGACATTCGCCAGGGGCTGCGGGATAAGCCCGGGGATCCCGCGCTCCAGGAGCGATTGAACCGGATCCGGGGGTTCCGGCGCGAATTGGCGGCGTGGGCCATCGTGGGGCAGGCACTGAAAACCAACGGGTTGGTGATTGTGGAAGCCCTGGTGGGGGATGAGCCCGGGTGGTTCATCGTGGATACGGGCGCCATGGATACCATCGTGAACGAGGAAATGTTGGATGCCCTCGATCTGGGGAGAAGCCTCGGAAGGGAGACCTCCCTTTCCGTAATAGGTGGTCTGCGTGTCAAAGGTCTGAGCTGCAGAATTCCGCAGCTCACCGTTGCCGGCCAAACCCTGACGGAGGTGGCAGCCTCTGTGGTGCCCCCTGCAGAAGTCGGCGTCGACGGGTTATTGGGCCAAAGTTTTCTTAAAGCATTTGTTTACACCATTGATGAAAAGGCCCCTACCAAGCTAATTCTCATTCGTAGGTAA